One region of Novipirellula artificiosorum genomic DNA includes:
- a CDS encoding S8 family serine peptidase produces MSSRRFLSVENLEQRIVLDAFGLVGPALPNSWQAVIVELNDNTSDARLIGNDVVGRGGGQLGHIYNHAIKGFSAQMPVAAIQALQNNPLIKRVELDIQMQAFADSLTQVLPTGVDRINGDQQLEGDPIAIDVNIAIIDSGIDTHDDLNVVGGTHFYTTGNWRKSVTVQDDNYDDDNGHGSHVAGIAAARDNGIGVVGVAPGARLWSVKVLDENLNGSLSSIIAGIDWVTSTRTDGDPTNDIEVANMSLGGLGASTAYHNAIKSSVNAGIVYVVAAGNSYRDILGQDFQFGTSDDTIPAVYPEVATISAFADTDGKAGNAGPVSSLGYADDTFADFSNYSNSTRDSNDKLVSWYDDNNHGILSPGLGIDLMMPGVDIYSTYKDGGYAVGSGTSAAAPHAAGLAALYIAQNGRAHNAEEVYTIRQALIVGGKGWRDPDEGLYFPDPNYIPDSPDNHTENLGWVADQGPIDHAPTVEITSPVEGTSIAENVEVTATATDDNSVTQVEFVINGISLGTDTVESDGWSMMWDTTGLSDGVYEITAIATDTAGQTTSSKISVMLDNVDDVPTVALDSDGLAGVLSGTITVTADAWDDRGVDKVEFFVGGESIGVDTNATDGWSAEWDTTQYVDGYYAVTAIATDSGQRTATSIPIEAEVNNAVAPTMHVADLDGSSVLVRNRWTATSEILIQDAQGKPVVRATVTGSWSDGVTGTSEAVTDADGICTVVKTRISTRTPMVRFNVTNVSGLLKYAASDNVDPDGDSNGTSIVIASPLSASRYSVGSAQALASVFEDTDDREFDNRGDEREIKQVTKRVQAKAQVPQGRQMQPQTRESSDRVVESTAQEFESLLDDTVLELLAKGWK; encoded by the coding sequence ATGTCCAGTCGACGTTTTTTGTCAGTTGAGAACTTGGAACAACGAATCGTCCTTGACGCATTCGGTCTTGTTGGCCCTGCACTGCCCAATAGTTGGCAAGCGGTGATTGTTGAATTGAACGACAACACCAGCGACGCACGATTGATTGGCAATGATGTTGTGGGACGTGGTGGTGGACAACTCGGGCACATTTACAATCATGCCATCAAGGGATTCTCGGCACAGATGCCGGTAGCCGCGATTCAGGCATTGCAAAACAATCCGCTTATCAAGCGTGTCGAACTAGACATCCAGATGCAAGCGTTTGCAGATTCTCTGACTCAAGTGCTGCCAACTGGGGTTGATCGAATCAATGGGGATCAGCAGCTTGAGGGGGATCCAATTGCAATTGATGTTAATATCGCGATCATTGACTCAGGTATCGACACGCATGATGATTTGAACGTTGTCGGGGGCACCCATTTTTACACCACAGGAAACTGGCGAAAAAGCGTAACGGTCCAAGACGACAATTATGACGATGACAATGGACATGGTTCCCACGTCGCAGGAATCGCAGCAGCCAGAGACAATGGCATCGGAGTTGTCGGCGTTGCACCCGGTGCTCGGCTGTGGTCCGTAAAAGTGCTTGATGAAAACTTGAATGGTTCCTTGTCAAGCATCATCGCGGGCATCGATTGGGTCACCAGTACGAGGACGGACGGCGACCCTACCAACGATATCGAAGTCGCGAACATGAGCCTTGGTGGCTTAGGCGCTAGCACTGCTTATCACAATGCAATTAAGTCCAGCGTGAACGCCGGTATCGTTTACGTCGTGGCGGCTGGTAATTCCTATCGCGACATTCTGGGGCAAGATTTTCAGTTTGGGACCTCAGACGACACGATTCCGGCGGTCTACCCGGAAGTGGCAACCATTAGTGCGTTTGCGGATACCGACGGGAAAGCTGGTAACGCTGGACCGGTCAGTAGTCTCGGTTACGCTGACGACACGTTTGCGGACTTCAGCAACTATAGCAATAGCACCCGTGACAGTAACGACAAGCTAGTTTCCTGGTACGACGACAATAACCACGGAATCCTTTCACCGGGGCTGGGCATCGACTTGATGATGCCAGGCGTGGACATCTATTCGACCTACAAGGATGGTGGTTACGCCGTCGGTAGCGGAACCAGTGCCGCGGCACCTCACGCCGCAGGGCTTGCGGCCCTGTATATCGCGCAAAACGGACGAGCTCACAACGCCGAAGAGGTCTACACGATCCGCCAAGCATTGATTGTTGGCGGAAAAGGATGGCGAGACCCCGATGAGGGATTGTATTTCCCTGATCCGAACTATATCCCAGACAGTCCCGACAATCATACCGAGAATCTTGGTTGGGTCGCCGACCAGGGACCGATCGATCATGCACCCACTGTTGAAATTACTTCACCGGTTGAAGGCACGTCCATTGCAGAAAACGTTGAGGTTACTGCGACCGCAACCGATGATAATTCAGTCACACAGGTGGAATTTGTCATTAATGGAATCAGTCTTGGGACCGACACTGTGGAGTCGGATGGTTGGTCAATGATGTGGGACACGACGGGTCTTTCCGATGGGGTCTACGAGATCACTGCAATCGCCACCGACACGGCCGGACAGACAACCTCCAGCAAAATTTCTGTCATGCTGGACAACGTTGATGACGTTCCCACTGTCGCATTGGACAGCGACGGCCTTGCGGGCGTTCTTTCCGGAACGATCACGGTTACCGCAGACGCCTGGGATGATCGCGGCGTCGACAAGGTCGAGTTCTTTGTTGGCGGCGAATCGATTGGAGTCGACACCAATGCAACCGACGGTTGGTCCGCAGAATGGGACACGACGCAATACGTTGACGGATACTATGCCGTAACGGCAATTGCCACTGACAGCGGGCAGCGGACCGCGACATCAATCCCAATTGAAGCTGAAGTCAACAACGCAGTCGCCCCGACGATGCACGTGGCCGACTTGGATGGCTCGAGTGTCCTCGTCCGCAACCGCTGGACGGCAACCTCGGAAATCTTAATCCAAGATGCCCAGGGCAAACCTGTCGTGCGCGCAACCGTGACTGGCTCATGGAGCGATGGTGTTACCGGAACGTCGGAAGCGGTTACTGACGCCGATGGAATCTGCACCGTGGTGAAAACGAGAATCTCAACTCGAACGCCAATGGTTCGGTTCAACGTCACCAATGTCAGCGGACTACTGAAGTACGCTGCCTCCGACAACGTCGATCCCGATGGCGACAGCAACGGCACGTCCATCGTTATTGCCAGCCCGCTGTCTGCCTCTCGTTACTCGGTCGGCAGTGCTCAGGCGTTAGCATCGGTATTCGAGGATACGGATGATCGCGAGTTCGACAATCGCGGTGACGAACGGGAAATAAAACAGGTAACGAAGCGGGTGCAGGCTAAGGCACAAGTCCCCCAAGGGCGGCAAATGCAACCGCAGACGCGAGAATCCAGCGACCGTGTCGTGGAAAGCACTGCGCAAGAGTTCGAGTCGCTCCTCGACGACACTGTTTTGGAACTACTCGCCAAGGGTTGGAAATAG